Part of the Microcoleus sp. FACHB-831 genome is shown below.
CTTTTCCTTTTTATATTTCCTACTCAGTTTTGCGGGCAGGTTCAGGCACACACGTGCAGTTTGTAGTATATGTAGTGTATACTACAAAGATGTTTGTAGCAATTAAATCTAAAGTCCTTAGTAACGGCTTTAACAGGGGGAGTCATGGCTTCGTTTCGAGATATTCTCAACTACTACCAAAGCTACAGGAGGATTGCACTTTTCAGTATTGCAGCAACTAGCATTTTTGAGATTTTAGATTTATTTGTTCCCTATATCATTGGACAGATTTTAAATGTTTTGTCAGATAAGCCTGTAGATGGGCTATTGCAAAACGCGATCGCTCGTATTGCCACCCTCACCAATCAGCCTGTTAATCAGATTTTCTCCCTAACCGTACTGCTAGGATTAACTTTTTTTATTACCGTAGTAAGATCGCCAATTCAGCCTTGGATAAGCTCGTGGTTCCATTGGGATATTGCGCTGCGATCGCGTCGAGACAATGGGGAAAAAGTCGTCGAAAAAATCCTCACCATGCCTTTAGAGTTTTACGACGAAAACAACCCAGGACGGATTGCCGGAAGAGTCGCTAGGGGTCTCGCCAACCACACTTGGAGTTATCCAGACATATCCGGTCAGCTAATACCAAAACTATTTAGGGTGTTGGGTATTGCTGTAATTATATGGCTGATTCAATGGCAAATCGCTATCTTTTTCCTGGTTTCTTTCATATTAATCCTCAGCTTCAGTCTCACTAAGTTAAGGGAGATTATCCAAAGAGAGGAGTTGTTGGATAAATACATGGAAAATACCGAAAGCCGCACTTCAGAACTTATCACGAATATCAAGACAGTCAAAGCTTTTGCAACTGAAGCTGTAGAACTAAATCGCCAACGGCAACGCTTAGAGCGGGAATTAAAAGTTGTCGAGTATCGCATTCATCTCAGTTACGTTAAACTGGCCACAAAGCAAAGAGTAGTGGTTCAGGCTTGTGTATTTTTGGTACTAGCTTTTACGGTGTGGGCTACCATAAAAGAGCAAATCTCGCTGGGACATTTTGTAACGATTTTAACAGTTGCCAGCATGGCTTACTCAGAGTTGGAACCTATCACCAACCTGGCTGAAATATTTGCCCGTCGTTACGCTTCGATGATTCGGTTTCATGAATTTATGCACTTGCCCGCCGGAATAGATGCAGGTGGTGTGCTGATGGATTCAGGTGAAACAGCGAAATCCTATAGCTTTACAGGCAAAATAGAGTTTTCAGGGGTAAGTTTTGGATATGACCGCGATCGCCTAGTCTTAGAAAACATCAATTTGCTAATTGAACCTTATCAAACTGTGGCGTTAGTCGGTCGTTCAGGTTCGGGCAAATCTACTTTTGTGAAGTTGCTTTTTAGATATTTTGAACCTACCCAAGGTCGCATCTTAATGGATGGGCAAGACATTCGCCAGCTAGATGTTACTGGCTATCGCCGACGGCTGGCAATTGTTCACCAAGAAGTAGATGTTTTCAACGGCACTTTGCTAGATAATCTCACCTACGGCAACCCCAAAGCTACTTTTGAGCAGGTGCAAGAAGCTTGTCGCATTGCCAGAGTAGATGAAGTTATTCAGCAGTTGCCCCAAGGTTATTACACGCTTGTGGGCGAACGGGGTATGCGATTATCTGGGGGACAGCGGCAGCGGCTGGGTATTGCTAGGGCGCTGCTGGTAGAGCCAGATGTGTTGATTTTTGATGAAGCCACATCTAGCTTAGATTATGAGTCCGAGCGCTCGATTCAGCTAGCAATGCGCTCGATTTTGGGTACTCGCACGACGATTGTTATTGCCCACCGACTCAGTACGGTACGGGAAGCAGATAAAATCGTGGTTCTCGATCGAGGGCGGATAGCCGAAGTGGGTAGCCATGATGAGTTGCTGCGGCGTGAGGGGATTTACCGACGCTTGCACTCGCTGCAAGAAACTGGCGAACTGGTCGATTAGGTGTCTTCTAGTTCTGGGAGGGTGATAATTTGGCGTTTAAGGAGGGGCGATCGCTCCCTTCTAACTCCCCTAGTTCTTGCCCCGCGCCAGTTTTGCGTATCGTCAAAAAAACTTTTGAAAATATTTTGACTTTTATAACTGTTGTGCTACTATTAATATTCGTGGACGAAATGGGTCGATGCCCGAGTGGTTAATGGGGGCGGACTGTAAATCCGCTGGCTTGCGCCTACGCTGGTTCAAATCCAGCTCGGCCCACCACGAAACAAGTAACAAGTAGAAAGTAGGAATTATTGATTTCGCCTTTGTACTTTTGACTTGTTTAGCGCCTGTGTAGCTCAGTGGTAGAGCACTTCATTGGTAATGAAGAGGTCACGAGTTCAATCCTCGTCATAGGCTTTTAATAATTATTACAGAGCGGTATCATTCCTGCTAGGGATAAGTTTTATCCAGCCTGATTTGATACGCAAAACTATCTCATAATTTTGTGCAGACAAGTGATTTTGCCTGTACAAATTTGGCTTATCTTTTTCGTTTAATAATTCCAAATATCTTTATAGATTGGCTTCAAAGCTTTGTTAGCCCAGTAGGTAGGTGATATGTTTCTAGCTAGGGCTTGGTTTTATGTAGCAACTACCAAGTTGGGTTGAGTAATAAACTATTTCATTGGGCAGGTAAATGCCCTAAAAGTAAAAATTATCTGGTTATTACTTCTTTGGTTGGATGCTGTGGGATGTTTCCCTAACTGTTTGTATCGTTGGCTTATTTAGGTAGGCTAGGAATTGCTAGCTAGGGAGGGCGATCGCTTATAAATCAGGCAGAACTAATTTTGTTAGCGAAGCAACGACGAAGCCTTCTATCAGCCTGCCATCGTAATCTGTACAAGGGCAAGAGGGCTTGATATGTAGGTAGTACGGGTACGGCAGGACTCGAACCTGCGGCAGGCGGATTAGAAATCCGCTACTCTATCCAACTGAGTTACGCACCCAGATAAACAGGGTTAATCTGAGACAAACTTTATATTACATTGTATCTGTGCATAAAGCAGCAAGCAAGTCAGAATTATAGACGTTTACACCACATTAAGAGCAAGCAGCTTAAAGGTTCGATGTACACTAAAAACCAACAGGGTGAGACGTTAGCTAGGATAATGTGATATTCAAGGCGATCGCTGCGTCTAGTCTAGCCCAGCACTAGCATTCTGCACTTTAAGTGCGCCAGTTGCCCCGCGATCGCAATAACTCAGCAGAACCCCCGGCCCCCTGTCAGGAGTCATTTACCAGCGCCATGTTTATTCTGAAACGGCAGGATGTTGAAATTTCTAGCATTCAGCACCCGACACGGGAGCAACAGATCCCCATTCTCAATTATCAGGGGCAAACATTTCGCTTGATTAGCGTATTTGCGGCTAATCAAGCAGAAGAAGCCAAAGCCTTCTGGCGGGATCTTACTGATAACCGTGGCAAAGCGTGCGTCCTGCTCGAAGAGCCGGATCGCTACAGCGTCTGGGGCAAAATCCGTCTAGATCAGCTGGCGGCGGAAGCCAGTAACGACAGCAAAATACAACCGTTAACCCAAGCTTGTTTATTGCTGTTGCAAGCAGTCTACATGGATATTGAAGACCTATTGGGAGCCAGACAAGCAGGATTATTTCAGAAAGATCTTGTCGAAATCTTGCGAAAGTGGAACTTTCCTGGAGGCGATACACCGTCAGCGGTAAACTCTTTGCTAACAATGGATCCGCTCAGCAGCTTACAGGTTCCCCCTTGGGAGGAACATCATCTGATAACCCTGTTGCAAGAAATTC
Proteins encoded:
- a CDS encoding Npun_F0813 family protein; translated protein: MFILKRQDVEISSIQHPTREQQIPILNYQGQTFRLISVFAANQAEEAKAFWRDLTDNRGKACVLLEEPDRYSVWGKIRLDQLAAEASNDSKIQPLTQACLLLLQAVYMDIEDLLGARQAGLFQKDLVEILRKWNFPGGDTPSAVNSLLTMDPLSSLQVPPWEEHHLITLLQEIHRLGKGYFGNTNFAQGVSDTLQDMPGGDRAQFIDWLKQTALGKLWR
- a CDS encoding ABC transporter ATP-binding protein → MASFRDILNYYQSYRRIALFSIAATSIFEILDLFVPYIIGQILNVLSDKPVDGLLQNAIARIATLTNQPVNQIFSLTVLLGLTFFITVVRSPIQPWISSWFHWDIALRSRRDNGEKVVEKILTMPLEFYDENNPGRIAGRVARGLANHTWSYPDISGQLIPKLFRVLGIAVIIWLIQWQIAIFFLVSFILILSFSLTKLREIIQREELLDKYMENTESRTSELITNIKTVKAFATEAVELNRQRQRLERELKVVEYRIHLSYVKLATKQRVVVQACVFLVLAFTVWATIKEQISLGHFVTILTVASMAYSELEPITNLAEIFARRYASMIRFHEFMHLPAGIDAGGVLMDSGETAKSYSFTGKIEFSGVSFGYDRDRLVLENINLLIEPYQTVALVGRSGSGKSTFVKLLFRYFEPTQGRILMDGQDIRQLDVTGYRRRLAIVHQEVDVFNGTLLDNLTYGNPKATFEQVQEACRIARVDEVIQQLPQGYYTLVGERGMRLSGGQRQRLGIARALLVEPDVLIFDEATSSLDYESERSIQLAMRSILGTRTTIVIAHRLSTVREADKIVVLDRGRIAEVGSHDELLRREGIYRRLHSLQETGELVD